A window of the Synechococcus sp. JA-3-3Ab genome harbors these coding sequences:
- a CDS encoding SpoIID/LytB domain-containing protein, translated as MSVALFSSPVVSPLPSAWLRGIGLLVWAWLCLAFPVQARVLLRVGIAVNKPQVRLGSSAPARLLDAQGQPLAEVPAMQPLQASRIGSAVSLAGQQGERLYLQPTTPDGLVFIDQNWYRGWVELIPGESGVIAINQVGLEDYVSSVVGSEMGHRFPMEALKAQAVASRTYALYHRSRRSQQPFDLGSGIDWQVYKGVAAESNRTQAAARETAGQVLVHQGQLINAVFHSSGGGHTDDAGNVWLESRPYLQGVPDFDHHSPVFSWTATIPAQQLQQLAGGIGAIRSIEILRSSPWGRAITLRLVGSQGSKDVSGSEFRRALGLRSTMIAISPRGEAATTASLTPAGANFPAFFQIQGRGYGHGVGMSQWGAAALASQNYSYQQILSHYYRNTSLAVVEGR; from the coding sequence GTGAGTGTAGCTCTCTTTTCTTCTCCGGTTGTGTCCCCGCTGCCCTCGGCTTGGCTTAGGGGGATCGGCCTTCTGGTTTGGGCTTGGCTCTGCTTGGCCTTTCCGGTGCAGGCGCGGGTGCTGCTGCGGGTGGGGATTGCCGTCAACAAGCCGCAGGTCAGGCTCGGCAGCTCTGCCCCGGCCCGCCTGCTGGATGCCCAGGGACAACCGCTGGCCGAAGTTCCGGCCATGCAGCCGCTGCAGGCCAGCCGGATAGGCTCGGCGGTCAGTTTGGCCGGCCAGCAGGGAGAACGCCTTTACCTACAGCCCACCACCCCCGATGGGTTGGTGTTCATCGACCAGAACTGGTACCGCGGCTGGGTGGAGCTGATCCCCGGCGAAAGTGGAGTGATCGCCATCAATCAAGTTGGTTTGGAGGACTACGTTTCCAGCGTGGTGGGCAGCGAGATGGGGCACCGCTTCCCGATGGAGGCCCTCAAAGCCCAAGCCGTGGCCTCCCGCACCTATGCCCTCTACCATCGCAGTCGTCGCTCCCAGCAGCCTTTTGACTTGGGGAGTGGGATTGATTGGCAGGTTTACAAAGGGGTGGCTGCCGAATCCAACCGCACCCAGGCAGCAGCCCGCGAGACTGCCGGCCAGGTTCTCGTCCACCAGGGGCAGTTGATCAACGCCGTTTTCCACTCCTCCGGCGGCGGCCACACAGACGATGCCGGCAATGTTTGGCTGGAGTCGCGGCCCTACTTGCAGGGGGTGCCCGATTTCGATCACCACTCGCCGGTGTTTAGCTGGACGGCTACCATTCCTGCCCAACAGCTCCAGCAGTTGGCCGGCGGGATCGGGGCCATCCGCTCCATTGAGATCCTGCGCAGCTCTCCCTGGGGACGGGCCATCACCCTGCGCCTAGTGGGATCCCAAGGCAGCAAAGACGTCAGCGGCAGCGAATTCCGGCGGGCTCTGGGGTTGCGCAGCACGATGATCGCCATCAGCCCACGAGGGGAGGCGGCCACCACCGCCAGCCTGACCCCTGCTGGGGCAAACTTTCCCGCTTTCTTCCAAATCCAAGGGCGCGGCTACGGGCACGGGGTGGGCATGAGCCAATGGGGAGCTGCCGCCCTGGCCAGCCAAAACTATTCCTACCAACAGATCCTCAGCCACTACTACCGCAACACCAGCTTGGCCGTGGTGGAGGGACGCTAG
- a CDS encoding nucleoside deaminase, with amino-acid sequence MTGNLAHLPSSAPPERDPWQRHRAWMQLALQEAERAGEAGEVPVAALVVGPGEELLALSSNRRERDRDPTAHAEILALRQAGQRLGDWQLQGCRLYVTLEPCPMCAGAISQSRLAQVIYGADDPKAGALRSVLNLPASAASFHCPEVIGGVCEAECRRLLQQWFSRRRGIPLAT; translated from the coding sequence ATGACCGGGAATCTAGCTCACCTCCCTTCCTCAGCACCGCCGGAGCGGGATCCATGGCAACGCCACCGCGCCTGGATGCAGTTGGCCCTGCAAGAAGCCGAGCGGGCGGGAGAAGCGGGCGAGGTGCCGGTGGCGGCTCTGGTGGTGGGGCCGGGGGAAGAGCTGTTGGCCCTAAGCAGCAACCGGCGGGAACGGGATCGGGATCCTACGGCCCACGCGGAGATTTTGGCCCTACGGCAGGCGGGGCAGCGCCTGGGCGACTGGCAGTTGCAGGGCTGTCGGCTGTACGTGACCCTGGAGCCCTGCCCCATGTGCGCGGGGGCGATCAGCCAATCGCGGCTGGCCCAGGTGATCTACGGCGCCGACGATCCCAAGGCCGGCGCGCTGCGCAGCGTGCTCAACCTGCCCGCTTCTGCCGCCAGCTTCCATTGCCCAGAGGTCATCGGCGGAGTTTGCGAGGCCGAGTGTCGTCGCCTGTTGCAGCAGTGGTTTAGCCGCCGGCGGGGGATCCCTCTGGCAACCTGA
- a CDS encoding HhoA/HhoB/HtrA family serine endopeptidase, whose amino-acid sequence MTRLLRQTFLAMALFGGGIAYGVWLSSPRGQAWLQQTPLATWSQRAGEGVGSLLPWSESPPESASPADAVRPSNFIAAVAQKVGPAVVRIDATRTVASPIDPELFNQPLFRRFFGGQIPQLPQEFQQEGTGSGFIIDPNGLILTNAHVVEGSERVRVHLLDGRTFEGKVKGSDPVTDIAVIQIEGENLPTVTLGNSDQVRPGDWAIAIGNPLGLDNTVTAGIISAVGRSSGQIGATNKRVTFLQTDAAINPGNSGGPLLDAEGRVIGVNTAIFQRAQGVGFAIPINRAMEIAEQLIRNGRVEHAFLGIRMITLNPDLVERLNRDPGRSTTLTVQEGVLIGQVIPGSPAEQAGLREGDVIVEIDGQPIRDAEQVQQLVDATGVGKTLTLRVIRDGQARTFQVKTGVLPVGS is encoded by the coding sequence ATGACACGGCTTCTACGGCAAACATTTCTGGCGATGGCTTTGTTTGGCGGAGGCATTGCCTATGGGGTCTGGTTGTCCTCGCCAAGGGGGCAAGCATGGCTGCAGCAAACTCCCCTTGCCACTTGGTCGCAGCGGGCTGGAGAGGGGGTGGGATCCCTTCTGCCTTGGTCTGAGTCCCCTCCTGAGTCTGCCTCTCCTGCCGATGCCGTGCGGCCTTCCAATTTCATTGCCGCCGTTGCCCAAAAGGTGGGACCGGCGGTGGTGCGCATCGACGCCACCCGCACCGTGGCCAGCCCTATTGATCCCGAGCTGTTCAACCAGCCCCTGTTCCGCCGCTTCTTTGGGGGCCAAATCCCCCAACTGCCGCAAGAGTTTCAGCAGGAGGGCACCGGATCCGGATTCATCATCGATCCCAATGGCCTCATTCTCACCAATGCCCACGTGGTGGAAGGCAGCGAGCGGGTGAGGGTGCATCTGCTGGATGGGCGCACCTTCGAAGGCAAAGTCAAAGGCTCAGACCCGGTAACCGACATCGCCGTGATCCAGATCGAGGGCGAAAATCTGCCCACGGTTACCTTGGGCAACTCCGACCAGGTGCGGCCAGGAGATTGGGCCATCGCCATCGGCAACCCGCTGGGCCTGGACAACACGGTAACGGCGGGGATCATCAGCGCCGTCGGGCGTTCCTCCGGGCAGATTGGGGCCACCAACAAGCGGGTGACGTTCCTGCAAACGGATGCGGCCATCAATCCCGGCAACTCGGGCGGCCCGCTGCTGGACGCAGAAGGTCGCGTCATTGGGGTGAATACGGCCATTTTCCAGCGGGCTCAGGGTGTTGGCTTTGCCATTCCCATCAACCGCGCCATGGAAATTGCCGAGCAACTGATCCGCAATGGCCGGGTGGAGCATGCCTTCTTGGGCATCCGCATGATTACCCTCAACCCCGATTTGGTGGAGCGCCTCAACCGGGACCCGGGCCGATCCACCACGCTGACAGTGCAAGAGGGGGTGTTGATCGGGCAGGTAATTCCGGGATCGCCGGCTGAGCAAGCTGGCCTGCGGGAAGGGGACGTCATTGTTGAGATTGACGGCCAACCTATTCGCGATGCCGAGCAGGTGCAGCAGTTGGTGGATGCCACCGGTGTGGGCAAGACGCTGACGCTGCGGGTCATCCGCGACGGCCAGGCGCGCACCTTCCAGGTGAAGACGGGGGTGCTGCCGGTGGGCTCTTGA